The Scyliorhinus canicula unplaced genomic scaffold, sScyCan1.1, whole genome shotgun sequence genomic interval gctgagcttggatctgtcaatcaacatgaatcagcatcttcaggagaattgggagggtgaatagtagatacagcagagtgagaatggagggagattgtgtcggatggagatttacagattttggaaaaggagagaggaaattatattccataggaagtagaattGTCTATTCTGAATTCCTATCCTGTAATAACAGTGATGACTTtcgtaaattgtttttaaaggatattagaagaggaggaattatagacagaaatctcaaacatcacgtctcgatgtgacaaactcactcgattccttctgatctgaaaACAACGGGCTCTGAACATCATCGACGAGAAGGAGAAATTTTTGTCCGATCTTTCGGCGTCAAAAGATTTGAaatatcagtgtgactggaaaagcaccgagacctaCACCACACatccgagtgagagagttccagtgaactcacTGCGAAAAGAGCTTCAACCAGACACACGGCctgaaaaaaacatcacaccattcacactgaggagagacagtgcacatgttctgtgtgtagacaaggcttcaactgattgtccaatctggagatACACGatgagacccaaaacatggagaaaccgtggaaatgtgctgactgtgggaagggatttagagccccatctgtgctggagattcatcgccgcagtcacactgggcagaggccattcacctgctctcagtgtgggaaaggattcactcacttctttaacctgcagtcacaccagcgagttcacactggggagaggccattcacctgctctcagtgtgggaaggaattcactcagttatccagtctgcatacacaccagcgagttcacactggggagaagccattcacctgttcccagTGTGGGACGGGATTCAGTTCTTCATCCAACCTacggagacatcagcgagttcatactggggagaggccattcacctgctccctctgtgagaagggattcagtgatttatccaccctgcagacacaccggcgaattcacactggggagaagccattcatctgctctcagtgtgggaatggatttacacatttatccagtctgcagacacaccagcgaattcacactagggagaggccattcacgtgctctcagtgtgggaagggattcaataactCGTCCAACCTTCGgaaccatcagcgagttcacactggggagaggccgttcacctgctctcagtgtgggaagggatttgttaGTTCATCCACCATGAAGAGACataagcgaattcacactggggagaggccattcacctgctctcagtgtgggaaaggattcagtgatttatccaccctgcggaaacatcagcgaattcacactggggagaggccattcacctgctcccagtgtgggaagggattcagtaattCGTCCAACCTTCAGAAAcaccggcgagttcacactggagagaggccattcatctgctcttagtgtgggaagggattatatAGAAACATGAAAAGGGGGAGCaggaagaggctatttggccctttgcgcctgatctgccattcattatgatcatggcttaacatccaactcaatagcttaatcccgctttcccctccatatcctttgatcgccttcagtgctgtatctaactgcttcttgcaaACAGATAATGTATTGGCCTTAAAgttttcctgtggtaacaaattccacgggctcaccactctctggttgaagaaatttctcctcatctctgtctaaatggtatctcccgtatcctcagattgcgacctctggttctgtacacacccaccatcgggaaaatctttcctgcatctcccTTGTTAAGTCCTGTTcgaatattataggtttctatgagatccccctcattcttctgaactccagcgaatacaaacctaactgattcaatctctcatacgtcagtcccaccatcccaggaatcagtctggtaaacgctcgctgcactccctctagagcaagaacatccttcctcagataaggagaccaaaattgctcacaatattccaggtatggcctcgccACAGCCCTGTGTAATAATagcaagatattcctgctcctgtacttgaatccgctcgcaatgaaggctagcgtaccatttgccttctttaccgcctgctgtagctgcgtgcttaccttcagtgactggtgtacgaggatacccaggtctcgttgcacattccccgcctctcctaatctatggccgttcagataatagtctgccttctcatttttggtaccaatgtggataacctcgcatttctccaaattatactgcatctgccattcatttgcccactcactcaacttgtccaaatcacactgaaggatctctgcatcctcctcacagctcaccctcccaagcAACTTGTGtgatctgtaaatttggagatattgcattttgttccctcatctaagttGTTAATATATAAGTGGCgcagctgcctcatggtgctgaggatcaGGGTTCAATcatgcctgggtcactgtctgtgtgcagtcaagTTCTCgattttgcgtgggtctcacccccataaccccaaagatgtgcagtggaggggaactggccatgctaaattaccacttcattgcaaaaatagaattgggtactttaaatttgaaaagaaaaatcatttatatatcttGTGATTATCTGGGCCCAGGCACTGATCCCagcggtaccccactagccactgcctgccaatttgaaaaagatccattaattcctcctctttgtttcctgtctgccagtcagttttttatccatctcaagagaCGACCCCTAATCTCATGTGCTTTCATTTTACACACTAATATCTTATGCAGGAATAAGTCGaaagccatctgaaagtccaaatataccacatccactggctctccctcgtcaactctaccagttacacccttgaagaattccagtagatttgtcaagcatgatttcccctacataaatccatgctggctctgtccgatcctgccaatGGTTTCGAAGTGCTTTgctttaaaatctttgataatggattctaaaatttgCCCCTCTgccgatgtcaggcttactggtctataattccctgttttgtcTCGAGCTCCCTATTTAAATAGTGAGTTACATAATCCACCCTCCAATGTGCAggaattgttccagagtctatagaatcctggaagatgaccaccaatgcatccattatttctagaaccacttccttaagtactttgggatacagattatcaggccctggggatttatcagccttccatcccatcaatttccccaacaccatttctcgaatattgatctccttcagttccttcctctcactaaatcctgcgttccccaacatttctagcatctgatttgtgaagacagaaccagagtatgtatttatttgctcagccatttctttgtcccctattatacattcctctgtttctgactgtaaggaacctacatttgtcttcatcaatctttttctcttcacataccgacAGAAACTTATACAATCGGCCTAATTTCCTGTTttgtgccattcccaacatcaccactgcagtttgggggtctatataagatgcccactaatgttttttgccccttggtgtttctcagctctacccatacagactccacattgtcggagctaatatccttcctcactattgcattaatttcctctttaaccagcactgccactccactgccttttcctttttgtctgtccttcctaaatactgaagatATTCAGTTCCCACccctggtcatcctgcagccatgtctccataatcctgaTTATCTCAcacccgtttacatctatttacacaattcactcggttatgccgtctgcagtcacacctgggagttcacactggggagaggccgttcacctgctctcaatgtgcgaAGGGATTTTCTAATTCATCGCActttctgagacaccaacaagttcacaactgattacagggattggattctgctgttattgtttctgttctcaattacatccaggattgcattttgttcattctgttggtcagtggggaaggtcagagggtttctttctgctggactggccggtctcacggcttctcccccagtgggctgattctctctgagccttcttgcgaaTATCTGGTTACACATTTCACATGGATCAAAGAGTGAAAGGGAGTTTGGAGGTTcatagatcatggaatttacagtgctgaagaagtccattcagcccatcgagtctgcaccggcccttggaaagagcatcccaaccaagcccgcacctccaccctatcccagtaaccccacttaatcttttttggacactaagggcaatttagcatggccaatccacctaacccgcacatcattggactgtgggaggaaactggagcacccggaggaaacccacgcacactcggggagatcgtgcagactccacacagacagtgacccaagccgggaatcgaacctggtaccctggagctgagaagcagctgtgctaaccactatgctaccatgctgttcagGTTAGAAGATATTTCAttaccatttctgttttgaaatcccccaaatcatgccacattgccatgaagatgggctatggtggttacatggttcttttgtttaatttgtcttggtgcttctcacagaagaaaactatcagggtatgaggggcaagttgtctgaggtgtaCTGGGAAACTACATTGAATAGTATGGTGGGAGACAGGCAATCACTAATATTTATGGATTTATTACAGATTTACACGgggattggttagctcagttgactggatggctggtttgtgctgagtgacacgaacagcacaggttaaattcccatagcggctgaggttagccatggtctgtCAGTATTTGTGCTCCACAtgaccctccacccacccctctatatcccccccccctctataccctcctcctcccccccctctataccctcctcctcctctccccccctctataccctcctcctcctctccccccccccccaccatcagcatctccctctattcctttctccctcatatatgtatctagctttacgttcaatggattaatgctgttcacctcaaccacttgctgtgggagtgagttgcacattctcaccactcgctggtaaagaggtttctgctgaaattcctattggattattgaattcCTTCATAATCTGAAAAACTTCCTCcaggtcacccatcagtcttctcctttccagaaaaaagcagccccagACTTTCCTgggtgttaaatgctctcaggtcTGTATAttatgaacctttgttgcaccttatccagtgcctctatttccttaaTCGAAATGGATAT includes:
- the LOC119961609 gene encoding oocyte zinc finger protein XlCOF6-like, coding for CADCGKGFRAPSVLEIHRRSHTGQRPFTCSQCGKGFTHFFNLQSHQRVHTGERPFTCSQCGKEFTQLSSLHTHQRVHTGEKPFTCSQCGTGFSSSSNLRRHQRVHTGERPFTCSLCEKGFSDLSTLQTHRRIHTGEKPFICSQCGNGFTHLSSLQTHQRIHTRERPFTCSQCGKGFNNSSNLRNHQRVHTGERPFTCSQCGKGFVSSSTMKRHKRIHTGERPFTCSQCGKGFSDLSTLRKHQRIHTGERPFTCSQCGKGFSNSSNLQKHRRVHTGERPFICS